The following coding sequences lie in one Pelecanus crispus isolate bPelCri1 chromosome 9, bPelCri1.pri, whole genome shotgun sequence genomic window:
- the FBXW2 gene encoding F-box/WD repeat-containing protein 2 isoform X1 encodes MEKKDFEAWLDNISITFLSLTDLQKNETLDHLISLSGAVQLRHLSNNLEILLKRDFLKLLPLELSFYLLKWLDPQTLLTCCLVSKQWNKVISACTEVWQTACKNLGWQIDDSVQDPLHWKKVYLKAILRMKQLKDHEAFETSSLIGHSARVYALYYKDGLLCTGSDDLSAKLWDVSTVACWEWSSGAKTQHFRGHTGAVFSVDYNDELDILVSGSADFTVKVWALSTGTCLNTLTGHTEWVTKVVLQKCKVKSLMHSPGDYILLSADKYEIKIWPIGREINCKCLKTLSVSEDRSISLQPRLHFDGKYIVCSSALGLYQWDFASYDILRVIKPPDFSNVSLLGFGEIFALLFDNRYLYIMDLRTEKLISRWPLPEYRKSKRGSSFLAGEMSWLNGLNGQNDMGLVFATSMPDHSIHLVLWKEHG; translated from the exons ATGGAGAAAAAGGACTTTGAAGCATGGCTTGATAACATTTctattacatttctttctctgacggacttgcagaaaaatgaaactctgGATCACCTGATTAGCTTGAGTGGAGCAGTCCAGCTCAGGCACCTCTCCAATAATCTAGAGATTCTCCTCAAGAGGGACTTCCTCAAACTTCTTCCATTGGAACTTAGTTTTTATCTGTTAAAATGGCTTGATCCTCAGACCTTACTCACATGTTGCCTCGTCTCTAAGCAGTGGAATAAGGTTATAAGTGCCTGTACAGAGGTGTGGCAGACTGCATGTAAGAATTTGGGTTGGCAAATAGATGACTCTGTTCAGGACCCTCTGCATTGGAAGAAGGTTTACCTAAAGGCTATTTTAAGGATGAAGCAACTGAAGGACCACGAAGCCTTTGAGACATCCTCTTTAATTGGACACAGTGCCAGAGTATATGCACTTTACTATAAAGATGGACTTCTGTGTACAG GATCAGATGACTTGTCTGCAAAACTGTGGGATGTAAGCACAG TAGCCTGTTGGGAATGGAGCTCTGGGGCAAAGACACAGCATTTTAGAGGACATACTGGTGCAG TTTTTAGCGTGGATTACAATGATGAACTTGATATTCTGGTCAGTGGCTCTGCAGACTTCACTGTGAAAGTATGGGCCTTATCAACAGGAACGTGCCTGAATACCCTTACTGGACACACAGAATGGGTCACTAAG GTAGTTTTGCAGAAGTGCAAAGTCAAATCTCTTATGCATAGTCCTGGGGATTACATTCTTCTAAGTGCAGATAAGTATGAAATCAAG ATTTGGCCTATTGGACGGGAAATAAACTGCAAGTGCTTAAAAACACTGTCTGTTTCTGAAGATCGCAGCATCTCCCTACAGCCCAGACTGCACTTTGATGGTAAATACATAGTGTGCAGTTCAGCACTAGGACTGTACCAGTGGGACTTTGCCAGCTATGATATTCTCAG GGTTATCAAACCTCCTGACTTCTCAAATGTGTCCTTGCTGGGCTTTGGAGAGATATTTGCTCTACTGTTTGATAACAGATATCTGTATATAATGGACTTGAGGACAGAAAAACTGATAAGCCGCTGGCCTCTACCAGAGTATAGAAAGTCAAAGAGAGGTTCAAGCTTTTTGGCTGGTGAAATGTCCTGGTTAAATGGACTAAATGGCCAAAATGATATGGGCTTGGTTTTTGCCACCAGTATGCCAGACCATAGTATCCATTTGGTGTTATGGAAAGAACATGGCTGA
- the FBXW2 gene encoding F-box/WD repeat-containing protein 2 isoform X3 translates to MEKKDFEAWLDNISITFLSLTDLQKNETLDHLISLSGAVQLRHLSNNLEILLKRDFLKLLPLELSFYLLKWLDPQTLLTCCLVSKQWNKVISACTEVWQTACKNLGWQIDDSVQDPLHWKKVYLKAILRMKQLKDHEAFETSSLIGHSARVYALYYKDGLLCTGSDDLSAKLWDVSTGQCIYGIQTHTCAAVKFDEQKLVTGSFDNTVACWEWSSGAKTQHFRGHTGAVFSVDYNDELDILVSGSADFTVKVWALSTGTCLNTLTGHTEWVTKVVLQKCKVKSLMHSPGDYILLSADKYEIKIWPIGREINCKCLKTLSVSEDRSISLQPRLHFDGLSNLLTSQMCPCWALERYLLYCLITDICI, encoded by the exons ATGGAGAAAAAGGACTTTGAAGCATGGCTTGATAACATTTctattacatttctttctctgacggacttgcagaaaaatgaaactctgGATCACCTGATTAGCTTGAGTGGAGCAGTCCAGCTCAGGCACCTCTCCAATAATCTAGAGATTCTCCTCAAGAGGGACTTCCTCAAACTTCTTCCATTGGAACTTAGTTTTTATCTGTTAAAATGGCTTGATCCTCAGACCTTACTCACATGTTGCCTCGTCTCTAAGCAGTGGAATAAGGTTATAAGTGCCTGTACAGAGGTGTGGCAGACTGCATGTAAGAATTTGGGTTGGCAAATAGATGACTCTGTTCAGGACCCTCTGCATTGGAAGAAGGTTTACCTAAAGGCTATTTTAAGGATGAAGCAACTGAAGGACCACGAAGCCTTTGAGACATCCTCTTTAATTGGACACAGTGCCAGAGTATATGCACTTTACTATAAAGATGGACTTCTGTGTACAG GATCAGATGACTTGTCTGCAAAACTGTGGGATGTAAGCACAGGTCAGTGCATATATGGTATTCAGACGCACACTTGTGCTGCAGTGAAGTTTGATGAACAAAAGCTTGTAACAGGATCTTTTGATAACACAGTAGCCTGTTGGGAATGGAGCTCTGGGGCAAAGACACAGCATTTTAGAGGACATACTGGTGCAG TTTTTAGCGTGGATTACAATGATGAACTTGATATTCTGGTCAGTGGCTCTGCAGACTTCACTGTGAAAGTATGGGCCTTATCAACAGGAACGTGCCTGAATACCCTTACTGGACACACAGAATGGGTCACTAAG GTAGTTTTGCAGAAGTGCAAAGTCAAATCTCTTATGCATAGTCCTGGGGATTACATTCTTCTAAGTGCAGATAAGTATGAAATCAAG ATTTGGCCTATTGGACGGGAAATAAACTGCAAGTGCTTAAAAACACTGTCTGTTTCTGAAGATCGCAGCATCTCCCTACAGCCCAGACTGCACTTTGATG GGTTATCAAACCTCCTGACTTCTCAAATGTGTCCTTGCTGGGCTTTGGAGAGATATTTGCTCTACTGTTTGATAACAGATATCTGTATATAA
- the FBXW2 gene encoding F-box/WD repeat-containing protein 2 isoform X4 → MEKKDFEAWLDNISITFLSLTDLQKNETLDHLISLSGAVQLRHLSNNLEILLKRDFLKLLPLELSFYLLKWLDPQTLLTCCLVSKQWNKVISACTEVWQTACKNLGWQIDDSVQDPLHWKKVYLKAILRMKQLKDHEAFETSSLIGHSARVYALYYKDGLLCTGSDDLSAKLWDVSTGQCIYGIQTHTCAAVKFDEQKLVTGSFDNTVACWEWSSGAKTQHFRGHTGAVFSVDYNDELDILVSGSADFTVKVWALSTGTCLNTLTGHTEWVTKVVLQKCKVKSLMHSPGDYILLSADKYEIKIWPIGREINCKCLKTLSVSEDRSISLQPRLHFDGKYIVCSSALGLYQWDFASYDILRVIKPPDFSNVSLLGFGEIFALLFDNRYLYIMDLRTEKLISRWPLPEYRKSKRGSSFLAGEMSWLNGLNGQNDMGLVFATSMPDHSIHLVLWKEHG, encoded by the exons ATGGAGAAAAAGGACTTTGAAGCATGGCTTGATAACATTTctattacatttctttctctgacggacttgcagaaaaatgaaactctgGATCACCTGATTAGCTTGAGTGGAGCAGTCCAGCTCAGGCACCTCTCCAATAATCTAGAGATTCTCCTCAAGAGGGACTTCCTCAAACTTCTTCCATTGGAACTTAGTTTTTATCTGTTAAAATGGCTTGATCCTCAGACCTTACTCACATGTTGCCTCGTCTCTAAGCAGTGGAATAAGGTTATAAGTGCCTGTACAGAGGTGTGGCAGACTGCATGTAAGAATTTGGGTTGGCAAATAGATGACTCTGTTCAGGACCCTCTGCATTGGAAGAAGGTTTACCTAAAGGCTATTTTAAGGATGAAGCAACTGAAGGACCACGAAGCCTTTGAGACATCCTCTTTAATTGGACACAGTGCCAGAGTATATGCACTTTACTATAAAGATGGACTTCTGTGTACAG GATCAGATGACTTGTCTGCAAAACTGTGGGATGTAAGCACAGGTCAGTGCATATATGGTATTCAGACGCACACTTGTGCTGCAGTGAAGTTTGATGAACAAAAGCTTGTAACAGGATCTTTTGATAACACAGTAGCCTGTTGGGAATGGAGCTCTGGGGCAAAGACACAGCATTTTAGAGGACATACTGGTGCAG TTTTTAGCGTGGATTACAATGATGAACTTGATATTCTGGTCAGTGGCTCTGCAGACTTCACTGTGAAAGTATGGGCCTTATCAACAGGAACGTGCCTGAATACCCTTACTGGACACACAGAATGGGTCACTAAG GTAGTTTTGCAGAAGTGCAAAGTCAAATCTCTTATGCATAGTCCTGGGGATTACATTCTTCTAAGTGCAGATAAGTATGAAATCAAG ATTTGGCCTATTGGACGGGAAATAAACTGCAAGTGCTTAAAAACACTGTCTGTTTCTGAAGATCGCAGCATCTCCCTACAGCCCAGACTGCACTTTGATGGTAAATACATAGTGTGCAGTTCAGCACTAGGACTGTACCAGTGGGACTTTGCCAGCTATGATATTCTCAG GGTTATCAAACCTCCTGACTTCTCAAATGTGTCCTTGCTGGGCTTTGGAGAGATATTTGCTCTACTGTTTGATAACAGATATCTGTATATAATGGACTTGAGGACAGAAAAACTGATAAGCCGCTGGCCTCTACCAGAGTATAGAAAGTCAAAGAGAGGTTCAAGCTTTTTGGCTGGTGAAATGTCCTGGTTAAATGGACTAAATGGCCAAAATGATATGGGCTTGGTTTTTGCCACCAGTATGCCAGACCATAGTATCCATTTGGTGTTATGGAAAGAACATGGCTGA
- the FBXW2 gene encoding F-box/WD repeat-containing protein 2 isoform X2, whose amino-acid sequence MEKKDFEAWLDNISITFLSLTDLQKNETLDHLISLSGAVQLRHLSNNLEILLKRDFLKLLPLELSFYLLKWLDPQTLLTCCLVSKQWNKVISACTEVWQTACKNLGWQIDDSVQDPLHWKKVYLKAILRMKQLKDHEAFETSSLIGHSARVYALYYKDGLLCTGSDDLSAKLWDVSTGQCIYGIQTHTCAAVKFDEQKLVTGSFDNTVACWEWSSGAKTQHFRGHTGAVFSVDYNDELDILVSGSADFTVKVWALSTGTCLNTLTGHTEWVTKVVLQKCKVKSLMHSPGDYILLSADKYEIKIWPIGREINCKCLKTLSVSEDRSISLQPRLHFDGKYIVCSSALGLYQWDFASYDILSTTDLSFSVMLWNDSEICRSAVRDQTGSLPVSIKRTRLYLLEMGYQTS is encoded by the exons ATGGAGAAAAAGGACTTTGAAGCATGGCTTGATAACATTTctattacatttctttctctgacggacttgcagaaaaatgaaactctgGATCACCTGATTAGCTTGAGTGGAGCAGTCCAGCTCAGGCACCTCTCCAATAATCTAGAGATTCTCCTCAAGAGGGACTTCCTCAAACTTCTTCCATTGGAACTTAGTTTTTATCTGTTAAAATGGCTTGATCCTCAGACCTTACTCACATGTTGCCTCGTCTCTAAGCAGTGGAATAAGGTTATAAGTGCCTGTACAGAGGTGTGGCAGACTGCATGTAAGAATTTGGGTTGGCAAATAGATGACTCTGTTCAGGACCCTCTGCATTGGAAGAAGGTTTACCTAAAGGCTATTTTAAGGATGAAGCAACTGAAGGACCACGAAGCCTTTGAGACATCCTCTTTAATTGGACACAGTGCCAGAGTATATGCACTTTACTATAAAGATGGACTTCTGTGTACAG GATCAGATGACTTGTCTGCAAAACTGTGGGATGTAAGCACAGGTCAGTGCATATATGGTATTCAGACGCACACTTGTGCTGCAGTGAAGTTTGATGAACAAAAGCTTGTAACAGGATCTTTTGATAACACAGTAGCCTGTTGGGAATGGAGCTCTGGGGCAAAGACACAGCATTTTAGAGGACATACTGGTGCAG TTTTTAGCGTGGATTACAATGATGAACTTGATATTCTGGTCAGTGGCTCTGCAGACTTCACTGTGAAAGTATGGGCCTTATCAACAGGAACGTGCCTGAATACCCTTACTGGACACACAGAATGGGTCACTAAG GTAGTTTTGCAGAAGTGCAAAGTCAAATCTCTTATGCATAGTCCTGGGGATTACATTCTTCTAAGTGCAGATAAGTATGAAATCAAG ATTTGGCCTATTGGACGGGAAATAAACTGCAAGTGCTTAAAAACACTGTCTGTTTCTGAAGATCGCAGCATCTCCCTACAGCCCAGACTGCACTTTGATGGTAAATACATAGTGTGCAGTTCAGCACTAGGACTGTACCAGTGGGACTTTGCCAGCTATGATATTCTCAG CACTACTGATCTGTCATTCTCGGTAATGCTGTGGAACGACAGCGAAATCTGTCGGTCTGCAGTAAGGGATCAAACAGGATCACTTCCCGTTTCCATAAAAAGAACGAGGCTGTATCTGTTAGAAATG GGTTATCAAACCTCCTGA